One part of the Chryseobacterium sp. 7 genome encodes these proteins:
- a CDS encoding phage tail protein: MIQVTIAHTSNGLNFLQRQLEDRNLKKASTRALNKAIAKGNTHYRRMISEYYNIKPIDIRNSIVLKKATYSQNEASISGNFKPLSLSRFGPQFVNGRSVISIRSVRNKETGRRTLQQRTRNARKNEQAGGGVSIEIKKGSRKVIPYAFLTKSSANTGVEKQIFARGKYAGGKFEKAKERFPITAMKTTSVFGILTNDPIQRKIETESKETLQREFERQIYLLIRR; this comes from the coding sequence ATGATACAGGTAACAATAGCACACACCAGTAATGGCCTCAACTTTTTGCAGAGACAATTAGAGGACAGAAATCTTAAGAAAGCCAGCACAAGGGCCCTAAATAAAGCAATTGCAAAAGGTAACACCCATTATAGGCGAATGATTTCTGAATATTATAACATTAAGCCTATTGATATCAGAAATTCTATTGTGCTGAAAAAAGCAACCTATTCACAGAATGAGGCTTCTATCTCAGGAAATTTCAAACCCTTGAGCTTATCCAGGTTTGGTCCACAGTTTGTTAATGGCCGAAGTGTTATTTCTATTCGCTCGGTGAGAAATAAAGAAACAGGAAGAAGAACTTTACAGCAAAGAACCCGAAATGCAAGGAAAAACGAGCAAGCCGGTGGAGGGGTTTCTATTGAGATCAAAAAAGGAAGCAGAAAAGTTATTCCTTATGCTTTCTTAACAAAATCATCGGCAAATACCGGAGTTGAAAAACAAATTTTTGCCAGAGGAAAATACGCCGGAGGAAAATTCGAGAAAGCAAAAGAAAGATTCCCCATTACCGCCATGAAAACCACTTCTGTTTTTGGGATTTTGACTAATGACCCTATTCAAAGAAAAATAGAAACAGAATCTAAAGAAACTCTGCAAAGAGAGTTTGAAAGACAAATTTATTTATTAATAAGAAGATAA
- a CDS encoding HaeIII family restriction endonuclease — translation MSKIATQTINGKAFEYALLIEFLERLRVLTSVSFVENEPYKTALKCFTSFDEKEQSHYKLVASFAVNFLLDIEPRLSNGISDEDILQLEIVADKAGQTGDVRDVLAIRSLQKWEIGVSAKNNHRAVKHSRLSNDIDFGQKWLGFPCSAEYFQEVKPVFDNLAKLRTASKATQKWDTLGDYHTSVYVPVLDAFKKELLRLDNENPGIVAENLIKYLIGNQDFYKVIKGKNKVEIQAYNLHGTLNLPFESVKPKAKIQRLKLPNRLIEVVYQDNSKTTILVTLSEGWQISFRIHNASSRIEPSLKFDINLVSAPHSLFSNQLFIG, via the coding sequence ATGTCAAAAATTGCAACCCAAACCATAAACGGAAAAGCATTTGAATATGCTTTGCTAATCGAGTTTTTAGAACGTTTAAGAGTGCTAACTTCTGTTTCATTTGTTGAAAATGAACCTTACAAAACTGCTTTGAAATGTTTTACAAGCTTTGACGAAAAGGAACAAAGTCATTACAAATTAGTGGCAAGTTTTGCGGTAAATTTTTTACTTGATATTGAGCCACGTTTATCAAACGGAATTAGTGATGAAGATATTCTACAACTCGAGATTGTAGCCGACAAAGCTGGTCAAACCGGTGATGTTCGCGATGTTTTGGCTATTCGCTCATTGCAAAAATGGGAAATAGGAGTTTCGGCAAAAAACAATCATAGAGCCGTAAAACATTCTCGTTTGTCAAACGATATTGATTTTGGTCAAAAGTGGTTAGGCTTTCCTTGTTCTGCTGAATATTTCCAAGAAGTCAAACCTGTTTTCGATAATTTGGCAAAGCTGAGAACAGCAAGCAAAGCAACCCAAAAATGGGATACCTTAGGCGATTATCATACATCCGTTTATGTTCCTGTTTTGGATGCTTTTAAGAAAGAATTATTGCGTTTGGATAACGAAAACCCTGGAATTGTAGCCGAAAATTTAATTAAGTATTTGATTGGTAATCAAGATTTTTACAAAGTCATAAAAGGTAAAAACAAGGTCGAAATTCAAGCCTATAATTTACACGGAACATTGAATTTACCTTTTGAAAGCGTAAAACCAAAAGCAAAAATTCAGCGTCTGAAACTACCAAACCGTTTGATTGAAGTAGTTTACCAAGATAATTCAAAGACAACTATTTTAGTAACGTTAAGTGAAGGTTGGCAAATTTCTTTCCGTATTCATAATGCAAGTTCTCGGATTGAGCCATCTTTAAAGTTTGATATTAATTTAGTATCCGCACCTCACTCTCTTTTCTCAAATCAGTTGTTTATTGGTTAA
- a CDS encoding DNA cytosine methyltransferase → MKVVSFFAGAGGLDLGFEKAGFDVVWANEYDKEIWATYEKNHKNTILDRRSIVDIPSNEVPDCDGIIGGPPCQSWSEAGSKRGIADKRGQLFYEFMRILADKKPKFFLAENVSGMLLPAHKEALANIKQMFTDIGYDLSFQLLNVSDYGVPQDRKRVFFIGYRKDLGIKFTFPRPTTLENKITLEKAISDLKDTALPAKEGNYTNGKDCKVSNHEYMIGGFSSMFMSRNRVRSWDEVSFTIQAGGRHAPIHPQAPKMKLIEQNLREFVKGQEHLYRRLSVRECARIQTFPDTFSFEYSSVSAGYKMIGNAVPVRMGVILAEKIYADLDHLNVINKVVQKPISTEYNGNVVIEKLNEIVNRVTV, encoded by the coding sequence ATGAAAGTCGTATCGTTTTTTGCAGGTGCAGGTGGTCTTGATTTAGGGTTTGAGAAAGCTGGTTTTGATGTCGTTTGGGCAAATGAATATGATAAAGAAATTTGGGCAACCTATGAAAAGAACCATAAAAACACAATTTTAGATAGAAGAAGTATTGTCGATATTCCATCAAATGAAGTTCCTGATTGTGATGGAATTATTGGCGGACCTCCTTGTCAAAGCTGGTCGGAGGCTGGTTCAAAGCGAGGAATTGCAGATAAAAGAGGTCAGCTTTTTTATGAATTTATGCGAATTTTAGCAGATAAGAAACCTAAATTTTTCTTGGCTGAAAATGTGTCTGGAATGTTGTTGCCTGCTCATAAAGAAGCGTTAGCAAACATAAAACAGATGTTTACTGATATAGGCTACGACTTGTCATTTCAGTTATTGAATGTCTCAGATTATGGCGTTCCACAAGATAGGAAACGTGTTTTTTTTATAGGTTATCGTAAAGATTTGGGAATTAAATTCACCTTTCCAAGACCCACAACGTTAGAAAACAAAATTACTCTTGAAAAAGCAATTAGTGATTTAAAAGATACTGCCTTACCTGCAAAAGAAGGGAACTATACCAATGGAAAAGACTGCAAAGTATCAAACCATGAATATATGATTGGTGGTTTTTCGTCGATGTTTATGTCAAGAAATAGGGTTCGCTCTTGGGATGAAGTGTCATTTACAATCCAAGCTGGTGGTCGTCATGCACCAATCCACCCACAAGCTCCAAAAATGAAACTTATTGAACAAAATTTGCGTGAATTTGTGAAAGGTCAAGAACATTTATATCGAAGATTAAGTGTTCGGGAATGTGCAAGAATTCAAACTTTTCCGGATACTTTTTCATTTGAATATAGCAGTGTATCCGCTGGTTACAAAATGATTGGAAATGCTGTTCCTGTTAGAATGGGTGTGATTTTGGCAGAAAAGATTTATGCTGATTTAGATCATTTGAACGTTATTAATAAAGTTGTTCAAAAACCTATTTCTACTGAATACAATGGAAATGTTGTAATTGAAAAACTGAATGAAATTGTAAACCGAGTAACAGTATAA
- a CDS encoding prohead protease/major capsid protein fusion protein, which yields MKKAKVSLSYVRASIPENSFNEKNNTIEVVFATETPVKRYDWNEGCYFNEVLEISKDAINFERLNRGLSVLDSHQSYGLENILGVVESAWIDENTKEAKAIIRLSSTEKDADIISKIKQGIIRHMSVGYKIDQYTVSKNGKEIPEYRATQWTPNELSLVPVPADFNSGIRSQQKEEHFNLIDIMDQDNITADEVPTPPKVQATPTPEPKVNESEVRAEAVAQERQRAMDISEVCQRAGLETAFTDSLIKNGTSLHDARALIIDEVAKRANPAPVAAPPPAEVAQDEAQKKRNSMVEGIVARAIPGSIDLKGNEKALQFRNMRLLDVAKDRLTAAGENFSMLSEQEMVKRAWATTDFPTLLSLAFDRSLRRFYEGYADEWRFIARQENATDFREKTGIKVDGAVSFDEIPEGGEYKESNILQAEDAKIKLKKFGRKYSISDIAIINDDLSVFSRLPQIMALGAQQFQSDLVWSNITDNKNAPDGKALFHADHKNYDATGAPLTTDALSIARTAMRRQKSPAGLKLGIKPQYLLVPPELQTTAERLVSAVLATETGNVNVFAGQLKVMVSDQLEDPKAWYLLADPSAISADGIVYAYLNGQGGLKTESRVNWDTDALEVKGSMAFATAVWGWEGWYKNKGK from the coding sequence ATGAAAAAGGCAAAAGTTTCCTTATCCTACGTCAGGGCTTCAATACCCGAGAACAGCTTCAATGAAAAGAACAACACCATTGAGGTGGTTTTCGCTACAGAAACTCCAGTAAAAAGGTATGACTGGAATGAAGGATGCTATTTCAATGAAGTTCTCGAGATTTCCAAAGATGCCATCAATTTTGAAAGACTCAATAGAGGACTTTCTGTTTTGGACTCCCATCAATCCTATGGACTGGAAAATATTCTGGGCGTGGTAGAGTCTGCCTGGATCGATGAAAACACCAAAGAAGCCAAAGCCATTATCAGACTTTCCAGCACGGAAAAAGATGCAGATATCATTTCTAAAATCAAACAGGGCATCATCCGTCATATGAGCGTTGGCTACAAGATAGACCAGTACACCGTTTCAAAAAATGGCAAAGAAATTCCAGAGTATAGAGCCACCCAATGGACACCCAACGAATTATCACTGGTACCCGTTCCGGCAGACTTTAATTCCGGAATACGATCTCAGCAAAAAGAAGAACATTTTAATTTAATTGATATAATGGACCAAGATAATATCACAGCGGATGAAGTCCCAACACCGCCAAAAGTTCAGGCAACACCCACTCCTGAACCCAAAGTAAATGAATCAGAGGTAAGAGCAGAGGCTGTTGCCCAGGAAAGACAAAGAGCAATGGATATTTCAGAGGTCTGCCAGCGGGCAGGCTTAGAAACAGCCTTCACAGATTCACTCATAAAAAACGGCACCTCGCTGCATGATGCCAGGGCATTAATCATCGATGAAGTAGCCAAAAGAGCCAATCCGGCGCCCGTAGCAGCTCCCCCGCCAGCAGAAGTGGCGCAAGATGAAGCCCAGAAAAAAAGAAACTCAATGGTAGAAGGAATTGTGGCAAGAGCTATTCCCGGATCTATAGACCTTAAAGGAAACGAAAAAGCGCTACAGTTCAGAAACATGAGACTTCTCGATGTAGCCAAAGACAGATTAACAGCAGCGGGTGAAAACTTCTCGATGTTAAGTGAACAGGAAATGGTAAAAAGAGCATGGGCTACCACAGACTTCCCCACCCTCTTATCCCTGGCCTTTGACAGATCCCTCAGAAGGTTCTATGAAGGCTACGCCGATGAGTGGAGATTCATCGCAAGGCAGGAAAACGCTACCGATTTCAGAGAAAAAACAGGAATCAAAGTCGATGGTGCTGTGTCTTTTGATGAAATTCCCGAAGGAGGAGAATACAAAGAAAGCAATATCCTTCAGGCGGAAGATGCCAAAATAAAACTTAAAAAATTCGGAAGAAAATACAGCATCAGCGATATTGCCATTATCAATGATGATTTGAGTGTCTTCAGCAGACTGCCACAAATTATGGCACTGGGAGCCCAGCAATTCCAAAGTGATTTAGTTTGGTCCAATATCACCGATAACAAAAATGCGCCGGACGGAAAGGCTTTATTTCATGCTGACCATAAAAATTACGATGCCACAGGAGCCCCTCTCACCACCGATGCATTAAGCATTGCAAGAACCGCTATGAGAAGGCAGAAATCCCCCGCAGGATTAAAATTAGGAATTAAACCCCAGTATCTGTTAGTACCCCCGGAATTACAAACCACCGCAGAAAGACTCGTATCAGCAGTACTGGCTACCGAAACCGGAAATGTTAACGTTTTCGCAGGGCAGCTCAAGGTCATGGTAAGCGATCAGCTCGAAGATCCCAAAGCATGGTACCTCCTGGCAGATCCTTCAGCCATTTCAGCAGACGGCATCGTGTACGCTTACCTCAATGGTCAGGGAGGACTTAAAACAGAATCAAGAGTCAACTGGGATACCGATGCCCTGGAAGTAAAAGGATCCATGGCTTTTGCCACCGCCGTATGGGGATGGGAAGGATGGTATAAAAACAAAGGAAAATAA
- a CDS encoding DUF2190 family protein, giving the protein MKNYIEKGEFLHTVLEDTVKGGDLVIKEDTIGVAVSDGNGIDLCAIAVEGVFELPKATGVALSQGKKAYFISADKTVTGVASGNTLIGYVWETADATNPVVRVKIG; this is encoded by the coding sequence ATGAAAAATTATATCGAAAAAGGAGAGTTTCTCCACACTGTTTTAGAAGATACTGTAAAAGGAGGAGATCTGGTGATCAAAGAAGACACCATAGGGGTAGCCGTTTCAGATGGGAACGGAATAGATCTATGCGCTATAGCCGTTGAGGGAGTCTTTGAACTTCCTAAAGCTACAGGGGTCGCTTTGAGTCAGGGGAAAAAAGCATACTTCATTTCTGCTGACAAAACCGTTACCGGCGTGGCTTCAGGCAATACACTCATCGGCTACGTTTGGGAAACTGCTGATGCCACTAACCCTGTAGTAAGAGTGAAAATTGGATAA
- a CDS encoding Gp37 family protein gives MNYQAVESELAHQLEANTDLSAIADITVLPEDIAQYKIPVVNGLVTVVFMSEIFDKNQSIGPISQHSTATFTISIQSRRLRGPKGVYSISELIKQSLMGFTPTDCGAVSLGDFAYVNYQNDVWEYSLSVACRSLRTQILPHSVDPPLTDQPV, from the coding sequence ATGAATTACCAGGCAGTAGAATCAGAACTCGCACATCAGCTGGAAGCAAATACAGATTTATCTGCAATAGCAGATATTACAGTACTTCCGGAAGATATTGCACAATACAAAATACCGGTTGTGAATGGTTTAGTGACCGTTGTTTTTATGAGTGAAATCTTTGATAAAAATCAAAGTATCGGCCCAATATCACAACACAGCACCGCGACCTTTACTATCAGCATTCAATCCAGAAGATTAAGAGGTCCAAAAGGAGTTTACAGCATTTCAGAACTCATCAAGCAGTCCTTGATGGGGTTTACCCCTACAGATTGCGGAGCGGTTTCTTTAGGGGATTTTGCTTATGTAAACTACCAGAATGATGTCTGGGAATATTCCCTGTCAGTAGCATGCAGATCACTCAGAACACAAATCCTCCCCCACTCTGTTGATCCTCCGCTAACGGATCAACCGGTATAG
- a CDS encoding phage tail sheath family protein, with translation MAANYLHGVETLEMKQGTRTIQVVKSAVIGLVGTAPSGEKNTPILVNSEKDAAQFGSTISGFSIPGALEAIFNQGAGTVIVVNVFDQTRHTTPVTDESLKVEDRALKLTYPPLDTVIIKDADGNPADYVQDIDYSIDPFGNFKALTPRIADGIFIKFSYKRLDETKITAGDIIGEINPATDQRTGLKCLELAYNLFGFSPKIIITPTFSDDKTVAAELISTAEKLRAICYLDAPYATTVQQAIEGRGPEGTINFNTSSSRAQLLYPMLKTYNTQANLEELFPYSAFLAGVRAKVDHQEGYWVSDSNHEIKGITGIEREISAGISNSSSDANLLNEKGITTVFNSYGTGYRTWGNRSAAFPTGTSPDNFIAVRRTADVINESIEQACLQFVDQPITQGWIDTVRETVNAFLRTLQGRGAIIDGVCKYLQEDNPPTQLAQGHVTFYVDFMPPTPAERISFTSLININYLSSLK, from the coding sequence ATGGCAGCAAATTATCTTCACGGGGTAGAAACACTCGAAATGAAACAGGGCACCAGGACCATACAGGTGGTCAAATCGGCCGTAATAGGTCTGGTGGGTACTGCCCCGTCGGGTGAAAAAAACACCCCTATTCTGGTGAATTCAGAGAAAGATGCAGCGCAATTTGGAAGTACAATATCCGGATTTTCTATTCCCGGAGCTTTAGAGGCTATTTTCAATCAGGGAGCCGGAACAGTCATCGTGGTCAATGTTTTTGATCAGACCAGACATACCACACCGGTAACCGATGAGTCGTTGAAAGTAGAAGACAGAGCCCTTAAATTAACCTACCCTCCCCTGGATACGGTCATCATAAAAGATGCTGACGGAAACCCCGCAGACTATGTGCAGGATATTGATTACAGCATCGATCCTTTTGGAAACTTCAAGGCATTGACTCCCCGTATTGCAGATGGAATATTTATCAAATTTTCCTACAAAAGACTCGATGAAACTAAAATTACGGCCGGCGATATCATCGGGGAGATCAACCCCGCAACCGACCAGAGAACCGGACTCAAATGCCTGGAACTTGCTTACAATCTTTTCGGGTTTTCTCCAAAAATTATCATTACCCCTACCTTTTCCGATGACAAGACCGTGGCAGCAGAGCTTATTTCCACCGCTGAAAAACTACGGGCCATATGCTATTTGGATGCTCCCTATGCCACGACCGTGCAACAAGCCATTGAAGGTAGAGGACCAGAAGGAACCATTAACTTTAACACCTCCAGTAGTAGAGCACAGCTCCTGTATCCCATGCTCAAAACCTATAACACACAAGCCAATTTAGAGGAATTATTTCCTTATTCAGCCTTCCTGGCAGGGGTGAGAGCTAAAGTGGATCATCAAGAAGGCTATTGGGTGTCGGATTCCAACCATGAAATTAAAGGAATTACAGGAATTGAAAGAGAGATCAGTGCCGGTATCTCTAATAGCAGCAGCGATGCTAATCTTTTGAATGAAAAAGGAATTACTACCGTATTTAATTCCTATGGCACCGGGTACAGAACATGGGGAAACAGAAGCGCAGCATTTCCTACAGGTACAAGTCCTGATAACTTTATCGCCGTAAGGAGAACAGCAGATGTGATTAATGAAAGTATTGAACAGGCATGCCTGCAATTTGTAGACCAGCCCATCACTCAGGGATGGATTGACACCGTCAGGGAAACCGTGAACGCCTTCTTAAGAACTCTCCAGGGGCGCGGAGCCATCATAGACGGGGTATGTAAATATTTGCAAGAAGATAATCCCCCAACACAGCTGGCACAGGGACATGTAACATTCTATGTCGACTTTATGCCGCCAACACCCGCAGAGAGGATTTCCTTTACTTCACTGATCAACATTAATTATCTAAGCTCTTTAAAATAA
- a CDS encoding phage major tail tube protein, whose amino-acid sequence MAQKIKIGRLTNANIYVDGGSLLGRVEEFQCPTLTFKQSEHKALGMNGTIEYYSGIDKMEGSMKWTSYYPEFLKKMANPFKAVRIQVRGSLEEYQGGERIAQTPAVVFLTIQPKNFPLGNFQQHDNVELSTNYGCTYVRLEIGGEVITEVDVEANIFKVDGEDLLAAYRQNLGI is encoded by the coding sequence ATGGCTCAAAAAATCAAAATCGGAAGACTCACCAACGCCAATATATATGTGGATGGAGGGAGCCTTTTGGGGCGTGTTGAAGAATTTCAATGCCCCACCCTTACTTTCAAGCAGTCTGAACATAAAGCCTTAGGAATGAATGGTACCATAGAATACTATTCCGGCATCGACAAAATGGAAGGTTCCATGAAATGGACCTCTTATTATCCTGAATTTTTAAAGAAAATGGCCAATCCATTTAAGGCCGTAAGAATTCAGGTAAGGGGAAGTTTGGAAGAATACCAGGGCGGAGAAAGAATAGCACAGACTCCTGCCGTTGTTTTCCTTACCATTCAACCAAAGAATTTTCCCCTCGGAAATTTCCAGCAGCATGATAATGTCGAACTTTCCACAAATTATGGATGTACCTATGTCAGACTGGAAATTGGAGGAGAAGTCATTACGGAAGTAGATGTAGAAGCCAATATCTTTAAAGTCGATGGAGAAGATCTGTTAGCCGCTTACAGACAAAATCTGGGGATTTAA
- a CDS encoding phage tail tape measure protein: MNHAATAVTLLLRADISGAESAIRQLDRSFSGTLSRINAQGQSLINKGKKMQEAGLSNMAGGAAMLAPLGLAVKQSIELESKIADVAKVTNDDFGSKGFAELTHNAIAVSNLYGGAATSVAELMAELAAGGVAKKEIDGVARSASKISFAFDMAAGEAAKGYMVIKNAMGITLKETDAVMDAMNAATNKFGGKASNLVTFMAKGGASVASTLKVSGTHMQAFGNALQVVGQSGEESATIMKRFQKAIMGNKELSAMFNKAGGGAKGLIAILEKAKASGNAFSWLNKRDVGEYSNAVAQLAANMDTATGVRNQLNFLSKNSNVTGSVQKEAQNRLKTTGAQLEILKQQTINAGIKIGGALLPSLMKLAQAAKPFIDNLSKWITENPKLVEGIVKTIAAIAALKIGVGALQFGLGSTITTIGKFITGGSKALGAISKFSSTIGPHIGKTFTVVGRVFTAIGPAAIKAAMGLGKAFRVIGIAFSAVSKLLIANPWILAITAIAAGAYLIYKNWDKISTWFSKLWTRVTAIFRSYIKLITALLIKFTPAGLIYKHWDKIKAWFSSLWGTLKELFNKGLEGIKFLFLNFTPQGLIYKHWSPITAFFQKLWDKVKEIFAKAISWIKNSAIGQLISKMLSGLQGAVSSTRSALDYASKNSLDATINHVGGAKGLPQPKSYARNLNSSMSFAPVINISGSMDQITQQKLTAQMRRDFEKQMADYSHGQKRKGFA; encoded by the coding sequence ATGAATCATGCAGCAACCGCCGTAACCCTTTTACTCAGAGCCGATATTTCAGGCGCAGAGTCCGCCATCAGACAACTTGACAGATCTTTCTCCGGCACATTAAGCAGAATCAATGCACAGGGACAATCCTTGATCAATAAGGGGAAGAAAATGCAGGAGGCAGGCCTTTCCAACATGGCCGGAGGTGCTGCCATGCTCGCTCCATTAGGTTTAGCCGTAAAACAGTCCATAGAATTAGAATCAAAAATTGCCGATGTGGCCAAGGTAACCAATGATGATTTTGGAAGTAAAGGGTTTGCTGAATTAACCCATAATGCCATCGCTGTTTCTAATCTATACGGAGGGGCTGCTACCAGTGTAGCAGAACTCATGGCCGAATTGGCAGCAGGAGGCGTGGCCAAAAAAGAAATTGATGGAGTGGCCAGGTCTGCCAGTAAGATTTCTTTCGCCTTTGACATGGCAGCAGGTGAGGCCGCCAAAGGCTATATGGTCATTAAAAATGCCATGGGCATTACCCTAAAAGAAACCGATGCCGTAATGGATGCCATGAACGCCGCCACCAACAAATTTGGAGGTAAAGCTTCCAATTTAGTGACTTTTATGGCCAAGGGCGGAGCCTCTGTAGCCAGTACATTAAAAGTTTCAGGAACTCATATGCAGGCCTTCGGGAATGCCCTGCAGGTTGTAGGACAAAGCGGTGAAGAGTCCGCAACCATTATGAAAAGATTCCAAAAAGCCATCATGGGAAATAAGGAGCTAAGCGCTATGTTTAATAAAGCAGGCGGCGGAGCTAAAGGACTCATCGCTATTTTGGAAAAAGCCAAAGCCAGCGGAAATGCCTTTAGCTGGCTCAATAAAAGAGATGTCGGTGAATACAGTAACGCTGTAGCTCAATTAGCAGCCAATATGGATACAGCAACCGGAGTCAGAAATCAGCTCAACTTTCTCTCTAAAAATTCCAATGTGACAGGCAGTGTTCAAAAAGAAGCCCAGAACCGCTTAAAAACAACAGGTGCACAACTGGAAATCCTAAAGCAGCAAACCATCAATGCCGGTATTAAAATAGGAGGCGCTTTATTACCCTCCCTAATGAAGCTGGCTCAGGCTGCAAAACCATTCATAGACAACCTTTCTAAATGGATAACAGAAAATCCTAAATTAGTAGAGGGTATTGTAAAAACCATTGCAGCCATTGCCGCTCTAAAGATAGGAGTCGGCGCCTTACAATTTGGACTTGGCAGTACGATCACCACGATAGGAAAATTTATCACTGGCGGAAGTAAGGCCCTAGGTGCCATTTCTAAGTTTTCCTCAACAATAGGACCGCACATCGGTAAAACTTTCACCGTAGTGGGCAGAGTTTTTACCGCCATAGGACCCGCCGCTATCAAAGCAGCTATGGGTCTGGGAAAAGCATTCAGGGTTATTGGGATCGCTTTTTCAGCAGTATCAAAATTACTCATCGCAAATCCCTGGATACTTGCCATTACAGCCATTGCAGCAGGTGCATACCTTATTTATAAAAACTGGGATAAGATCTCCACCTGGTTTTCTAAATTATGGACCAGGGTAACCGCTATTTTCCGATCCTATATTAAACTCATAACAGCCCTGCTCATAAAATTTACGCCTGCCGGACTGATCTATAAACATTGGGATAAGATAAAAGCATGGTTCTCCTCACTCTGGGGCACTCTAAAAGAACTCTTTAATAAAGGACTGGAAGGCATTAAATTTTTATTTTTGAATTTCACCCCGCAGGGGCTGATCTACAAACACTGGTCTCCCATTACTGCTTTTTTCCAGAAGTTATGGGACAAGGTCAAAGAGATATTCGCTAAAGCGATCAGTTGGATAAAAAATTCTGCAATAGGACAATTAATCAGTAAGATGTTAAGTGGCCTGCAAGGAGCCGTGAGCAGTACCCGTTCCGCTCTTGATTACGCCTCAAAAAATTCTCTGGACGCAACAATTAATCATGTGGGAGGCGCCAAAGGGCTCCCTCAACCCAAATCGTATGCCCGAAATCTAAACAGCAGCATGAGCTTCGCACCGGTGATTAATATAAGCGGCAGTATGGATCAGATCACCCAACAAAAACTGACCGCTCAGATGCGTAGAGATTTTGAAAAGCAAATGGCAGACTACAGTCACGGACAAAAAAGAAAAGGATTCGCATGA
- a CDS encoding phage tail protein yields MIFQLGNKEFSGLYAPEAWSYSGNEAVLSQYDLIGSKPRLQLGSETLEELSLQLTLRADFCNINQELQDFETWKSTGEILPLILGNGEYINDFVLKSAAKTISQTFSDGSPVEIQVSLSLLEVANDPDKKKINARKNARAVGDKQQINTLPPQPKTSEAQAHKALMDAQLKAWQAAETANQTLQMDNPASLFDKVKNTLDQAQNNMTKAIDAISQTRQQIHNAAGIISALKESMAQLTEVKSLMKEPFKPEEVKVSVLNVKNGIRAVNIASAVFTNDIILRKI; encoded by the coding sequence ATGATATTTCAATTAGGCAATAAAGAATTTTCAGGACTTTACGCCCCGGAAGCATGGTCTTATTCCGGAAACGAGGCCGTGCTCTCCCAGTATGATTTGATAGGCTCCAAGCCAAGGCTACAATTGGGGAGTGAAACCCTGGAAGAATTATCCCTACAGCTCACTTTAAGAGCTGATTTCTGTAATATCAATCAGGAATTACAGGATTTTGAAACCTGGAAAAGCACAGGAGAAATATTACCGCTGATATTAGGCAATGGGGAGTATATCAACGATTTTGTACTCAAATCCGCAGCGAAGACCATCTCGCAGACTTTCAGCGATGGCTCCCCTGTTGAGATTCAGGTTTCCCTGTCTCTTTTGGAAGTCGCTAATGATCCTGATAAGAAAAAAATCAATGCAAGGAAAAATGCACGCGCTGTTGGAGATAAACAGCAGATCAATACACTTCCTCCACAACCCAAAACCTCAGAAGCACAGGCCCATAAAGCACTCATGGATGCCCAGTTAAAAGCATGGCAGGCCGCTGAAACAGCCAATCAAACCCTCCAGATGGACAATCCCGCTTCTTTATTTGACAAAGTTAAAAACACTCTCGATCAGGCGCAGAATAACATGACCAAAGCAATCGATGCTATTTCCCAAACCCGGCAGCAGATCCATAATGCCGCCGGTATTATTTCAGCCCTTAAAGAGTCTATGGCTCAGCTCACAGAGGTTAAAAGTTTAATGAAAGAGCCTTTTAAACCAGAAGAGGTAAAAGTTTCTGTTTTGAATGTAAAGAACGGAATCAGAGCAGTGAATATCGCTTCTGCTGTATTCACTAATGATATTATTCTAAGAAAAATATAA
- a CDS encoding tail protein X — MADTIQYITQDGERWDSISWKMYGTVREIPRLISANPQVPISERLKAGTVLVVPVLESYNLKTDKDQLPPWKQ, encoded by the coding sequence ATGGCTGATACCATTCAATATATTACGCAAGATGGAGAGAGATGGGATTCCATTTCCTGGAAAATGTATGGAACCGTGAGAGAAATTCCACGATTAATTTCTGCTAATCCCCAGGTGCCCATTTCCGAAAGACTAAAAGCAGGTACAGTGCTGGTGGTTCCGGTGCTGGAAAGTTACAACCTCAAAACCGATAAAGACCAATTACCGCCATGGAAACAATAG